A region of Periplaneta americana isolate PAMFEO1 chromosome 16, P.americana_PAMFEO1_priV1, whole genome shotgun sequence DNA encodes the following proteins:
- the LOC138692111 gene encoding zinc finger protein 235-like isoform X3, translating to MSYYSEEYVGQGHALTSEVKFEEDPVPISSAVLKREPEEQNFLDQHVTDIKEEYVNQSHELLSEIKVEEHPVPISFPVVKREPGEEQSDLDRVNEEPRVEGAAEDNQIFTDWIAATKESSVSSEFDSIADEEIESVCEIPKNSDSSRKHARTHEDKQLQFEMPKECLSNPEKSTTHFRERVVKNAYECDICGKSFSNSNRVKRHELLHAGEKPFRCDFYGKSFARTINLRSHEDIDTRKKPFKCDVCGKRFSQSCNIRRHLRIHYGEKPFKCGVCGKCFSDSSYLRRHERLHTGEKPFKCDICGLCFSFSSCLSRHKLVHKGEKPYKCDVCGKCFSQSNTLCRHKFVHIVETPFKCDVCGKYFSQSTCLRIHVRLHTDQKTFKCDVCGKSFTRSCNLRIHKRIHTGEKIFKCDVCGNFFSRSSNLRRHELVHTGEKAFKC from the exons ATGTCTTATTACTCCGAGGAATACGTGGGCCAGGGACATGCCCTCACATCTGAGGTGAAATTTGAGGAAGATCCCGTGCCAATATCGTCCGCTGTATTGAAacgtgaacctgag GAACAGAATTTCTTGGATCAGCATGTGACTGATATAAAGGAGGAATATGTGAACCAGAGTCATGAACTCTTATCTGAGATAAAAGTTGAGGAACATCCGGTGCCAATTTCGTTTCCTGTGGTGAAACGTGAACCAGGG GAAGAGCAGAGTGACTTGGACAGAGTGAATGAGGAGCCAAGGGTGGAAGGAGCAGCAGAGGACAACCAGATTTTCACGGATTG GATTGCAGCTACCAAAGAGAGTTCTGTATCATCAGAATTCGACAGTATTGCAGATGAAGAGATCGAATCTGTGTGTGAGATTCCCAAGAATTCAGATTCCTCAAGAAAACATGCCCGAACTCATGAAGATAAGCAATTGCAATTCGAAATGCCTAAAGAATGTCTCTCCAATCCGGAAAAATCGACGACGCATTTCCGTGAGCGTGTAGTCAAGAATGCTTACGAATGCGATATTTGTGGTAAAAGTTTTTCGAATTCGAATAGAGTAAAAAGGCATGAACTCCTCCACGCAGGAGAGAAACCTTTCAGATGTGATTTTTATGGTAAGAGTTTTGCGCGGACGATTAATCTAAGAAGCCATGAAGACATTGACACACgtaagaaacctttcaaatgtgatgtttgtggtaagaggTTTTCCCAGTCGTGTAATATAAGAAGGCATCTACGCATACACTAtggtgagaaacctttcaaatgtggcgtttgtggtaagtgtttctctgaCTCCAGTTACCTTAGAAGGCATGAACGCCTTCACACtggtgagaaacctttcaaatgtgatatctGTGGTCTCTGTTTCTCATTCTCGAGTTGCCTTAGTAGGCATAAACTTGTGCACAAGGGTGAGAAGCCttacaaatgtgatgtttgtggtaagtgtttttcgcAGTCGAATACTCTTTGTAGACATAAATTCGTACACATTGTTGAGacacctttcaaatgcgatgtttgtggtaagtatTTTTCGCAGTCGACTTGTCTAAGAATCCATGTACGCCTTCACACCGACCAGAaaactttcaaatgcgatgtttgtggcaagTCTTTTACACGATCGTGTAATCTAAGAATTCATAAACGCATTCACACCGGCGAGAAAattttcaaatgcgatgtttgtggcaaTTTTTTTTCGCGGTCGAGTAATCTAAGAAGGCATGAACTCGTGCACACAGGAGAGAAAGCTTTCAAATGTTAA